One window of Cataglyphis hispanica isolate Lineage 1 chromosome 12, ULB_Chis1_1.0, whole genome shotgun sequence genomic DNA carries:
- the LOC126853387 gene encoding disks large homolog 5 isoform X4 → MASGASSLDSAGSSDGALNMEGDSGSYGSVGSPVRGSECRSAEFDGLQAQCDQAMHQLQLLRHKHSDTIRRCEHTMKELEYYRGQHIAVMNQLEATSQESSALRAKYSDLANDKQRLDREVQTLQKELSELQRIQNQDVLVADAASNDAMNQHYLSALRKYEAVKDEYDSLRKRYDDLIASHSSAVNKAKLSQEEAKRLKKQYDSVLEERNSAIRERNGLKQQCTAAIRQWDIALRERNEYREALAKVQQQHEEAVKEINQAMVLRMKASKDMKRLTEERNAALQEYSLIMGERDTVHKEIEKLGDDLTQAYTKITHLETQNKQLMEEKKTLSYQIETLKREIASALQDRDEALKLCNELQQKFGERDYTGEGSNRDYKHCLELNPFSRERDSVNKEAEKETNTRDYSTHKQRMDNLEQANLELDKLRKTVDTLQVELEEAIQEAEVSKRRRDWAFSERDKIVLERENIRGLCDRLRKERDRAVSELAGALRDSDDIKKQRNEASKELKDLKEKIEFSDHALRTSQLAQIDESNDWEMIPIHVEPGRICLDSDRDDLGLILVGGRDSPYYPNDTGVYVAQVAQGSAFDGKLRLNDCIVRVNNVDCTSVSTRVILETLRSSTMNPATLIVKRRRMTRRPLRTTQLSIGTVPHGITLELGIYISKISPGSLAAKDGNLAVGDRVLNINSKPMDTVTTAHEAMAILNDDTVDVLTITTLKGISIPSAASSETIDGSFAEKQKMVNSCSQTEQERMMLKASSDDYERRYLSNFADRNVYKATKSVSGEKSSGISNAWDNFREKIDIVRGRKHSKERDDNNKKKGHRNSSPNTFEQEQDAIAELDSVIDSYHKKASNSNNNGVLKRSKRRGTEKVEKNGGTWPKARGVPLIQNGTVETPLPTFTKTGQQLFNQKSPPFTPAVQFKDIPIDGGSKKRPSTEFESSASETGRLGSALAPSETSIDFSVKSGGVGRDLDSYFANKRSQKYTAGGGSSSDTQVTTDTLQHNRVHSQLYSSGIGGSSTSAASTTSGPASRQQMAPGNFPFPPYHPYATSSHSHPHSTQHQNHSLPLRYPSPPSLPSAQSGESIGLPDARTYCFEPPYSPGPGLQNTVTPVTTFGHLHTPSVDLHYHKPRALTLGIPCDTPTHGHGYEGGTLPSRKEDQRIRIPSNTSVTSKSSVGKLSTGSIERTSERGSPMPTFHVEVLSPGTSSTSGTESSSGTVRGNNQHKRASMPDYSCSQSGPAPGELRRVHIDKSVEPLGIQISCLNSGGVFVSTVYEHSLAEQVGLQIGDQLLEVCGINMRSATYQLAANVLRQCGNSITMLVQYSPDRYFSALAFTLFGIRVSYKRHFYLQEYTELEAGSSSSSSEAADGAAPGTRSGSPTPCNSPEAPRKSVMETLEPEVPERDTTTITITTTAAAATATAVTTAAPVMSSLRVERDMRPSASLEVRGTQERQREMRPSASLDINIRKPELRSAATLDRLSRAQLQRQTAMRSPTQEELNRKPPPPSGEPRYLLIETRKCSNLGISLVGGNGVGIFVHSVQPGCLAEEAGLFTGDRILEYNGVDLRQATAEQAALELARPADKVTMVAQYMPERYNEVKDKPGDSFYVKALFDRTGEVGDSLQLRFNKDDILYVDNTMFNGTPGHWRAWIVDQTGRRQTCGIIPSKFKVEEELLLRRSLGDLEQDAGKRSNTSARRSFFRRKKQQPRSSSSRDSTKELSSHLTGVNLGWYSDSGTLNEDTLPASYQRVERLDYPTLRPVLIIGPLSECVVTKLLQDYPGQFTRCLAEAMHCSQSTLEQGLRDSLYIDYRKKGSYFECTTVQAVKDICEKNTHCILDVSMASIERLHRHQIYPIVLLIKFKDRTQIKEVKDSRYPSDKISTKAAKEMFEQALKIEAEYKHYISAVIPAGVSVAYICTQVKAAVDEEQSKALWVPRGGP, encoded by the exons ATGGCTTCTGGTGCATCCTCCTTGGACAGTGCTGGAAGTAGCG aTGGTGCACTTAACATGg AGGGGGATAGCGGAAGTTATGGCAGTGTTGGAAGTCCGGTCCGTGGCTCCGAGTGTCGTAGTGCGGAATTTGACGGTTTACAGGCTCAATGTGATCAAGCGATGCATCAGCTTCAGCTGCTTAGGCATAAGCACTCCGATACCATAAGACG gTGTGAGCATACTATGAAGGAATTGGAGTATTATCGCGGGCAACATATAGCAGTCATGAATCAACTGGAAGCGACATCCCAAGAGAGCTCCGCGTTACGGGCGAAATATAGTGATCTCGCAAACGATAAGCAACGACTTGACCGGGAGGTGCAGACCCTGCAGAAGGAACTGTCGGAATTGCAGCGCATACAGAACCAAGATGTTCTCGTCGCCGATGCCGCGAGCAACGATGCTATGAATCAACATTATCTGTCTGCGTTACGAAAATACGAAGCGGTTAAGGACGAATACGATTCCCTCAGAAAACGGTACGACGACTTGATTGCGTCGCATTCCTCTGCAGTTAATAAGGCAA AGTTATCGCAAGAGGAAGCTAAGAGGCTCAAGAAACAATACGACAGCGTCTTGGAGGAGCGTAATAGTGCGATTCGCGAGCGTAACGGTTTGAAGCAGCAGTGCACCGCCGCGATTCGTCAGTGGGACATTGCcttaagagaaagaaacgagTATCGCGAAGCGCTCGCCAAGGTGCAGCAGCAGCACGAAGAAGCGGTAAAGGAGATTAACCAGGCGATGGTGCTGCGCATGAAAGCCAGCAAGGATATGAAACGTCTTACTGAGGAACGAAACGCTGCCTTGCAGGAATACAGTCTAATTATGGGAGAACGGGACACGGTGCACAAGGAGATCGAAAAGTTGGGTGACGATCTCACGCAAGCGTACACAAAAATCACGCATCTGGAAACGCAGAATAAGCAGCTCATGGAAgaa AAGAAAACGCTATCTTATCAAATCGAGACGTTGAAGAGAGAGATTGCGTCCGCCTTGCAAGATAGGGACGAAGCTCTGAAGTTGTGCAATGAGTTACAGCAGAAATTCGGCGAACGCGATTATACCGGCGAAGGTTCCAACAGAGACTACAAACATTGTTTGGAATTGAACCCGTTTAGTCGCGAACGCGACAGTGTCAACAAAGAAGCGGAGAAGGAGACAAACACGAGGGATTATTCGACGCATAAGCAGCGCATGGACAATTTGGAGCAGGCTAACTTGGAATTGGATAAACTCAGAAAGACTGTGGATACGCTACAGGTGGAGCTCGAGGAGGCCATTCAAGAGGCCGAAGTATCGAAAAGAAGGAGGGATTGGGCCTTCAGTGAGCGCGACAAGATAGTGCTAGAGCGAGAGAACATAAGAGGTTTGTGTGACAGATTGCGAAAGGAACGCGATCGTGCTGTTTCCGAACTAGCTGGCGCTCTGCGCGACTCCGATGACATCAAGAAGCAACGAAACGAGGCATCAAAGGAGTTGAAGGATTTGAAGGAGAAGATCGAATTTAGCGATCATGCTCTACGAACGAGCCAGTTGGCGCAGATAGATGAGAGTAATGATTGGGAGATGATTCCGATCCACGTGGAGCCCGGTAGAATCTGCTTAGATTCGGATCGCGACGATCTCGGATTGATCCTCGTCGGTGGCCGCGATAGTCCGTATTATCCAAACGACACCGGTGTTTATGTCGCACAAGTGGCACAGGGTAGCGCCTTTGACGGTAAGCTACGACTAAACGATTGCATCGTGCGAGTGAACAACGTTGACTGCACATCCGTGTCGACGCGTGTAATCCTGGAGACTTTACGTTCGTCTACCATGAATCCGGCGACTCTGATCGTGAAGCGGCGCCGGATGACCAGACGGCCGTTGAGAACTACGCAGTTGTCGATCGGCACAGTGCCACACGGCATTACTTTAGAACTCGGAATTTACATCTCGAAGATATCACCCGGCAGTTTGGCCGCCAAGGATGGAAACCTCGCCGTAGGAGATAGAGTTTTAAAC attaatagtAAACCGATGGACACTGTTACTACGGCACACGAAGCAATGGCAATTTTAAACGACGATACCGTAGATGTGTTGACAATCACGACATTGAAGGGTATTTCGATACCCTCTGCCGCCAGCTCAGAAACAATAGACGGCAGTTTTGCGGAGAAGCAAAAGATGGTAAACAGTTGCTCGCAAACCGAGCAAGAAAGAATGATGTTGAAAGCTTCGTCAGACGACTATGAGAGGCGATATTTGTCGAATTTTGCCGATCGAAACGTTTATAAAGCCACAAAATCCGTGAGCGGCGAAAAGTCGAGCGGCATCAGCAACGCTTGGGACAACTTCCGTGAGAAGATTGACATAGTACGAGGACGCAAGCATAGTAAGGAGCGCGACGACAACAACAAGAAGAAGGGCCATCGCAATTCTAGTCCAAATACGTTCGAGCAGGAGCAGGACGCGATAGCGGAGCTTGATTCGGTGATCGATAGCTATCACAAGAAAGCGAGCAACAGTAACAATAACGGCGTACTGAAACGCAGCAAGCGACGCGGCACAGAGAAGGTTGAGAAGAACGGCGGCACGTGGCCGAAGGCGCGTGGCGTGCCCCTCATACAGAATGGGACCG TGGAGACGCCGCTACCGACCTTCACCAAGACCGGACAGCAGCTCTTTAATCAGAAGTCGCCACCGTTTACACCGGCGGTGCAGTTCAAGGACATCCCGATCGACGGCGGCAGCAAAAAGCGACCGTCGACGGAATTCGAGAGCAGCGCGTCGGAGACTGGACGACTCGGTTCCGCGCTGGCGCCGTCCGAGACTAGCATCGACTTCTCGGTCAAGTCCGGCGGCGTCGGCCGCGATCTCGACTCGTACTTCGCGAACAAACGTTCGCAGAAGTATACGGCTGGCGGCGGCAGCAGCAGCGACACGCAAGTGACAACGGATACGCTGCAGCACAATCGCGTGCACTCGCAGCTTTATTCATCGGGTATTGGCGGCTCCTCTACGTCCGCTGCGTCGACCACCAGCGGTCCGGCGTCGCGCCAACAAATGGCACCCGGTAATTTTCCGTTTCCCCCGTATCATCCGTACGCCACATCGTCGCACTCCCATCCGCATTCTACGCAGCACCAGAATCACTCCTTACCCTTGCGCTATCCATCGCCGCCTTCGCTGCCATCCGCGCAATCCGGCGAATCGATAGGCCTGCCTGACGCACGTACCTACTGTTTCGAACCCCCGTACAGTCCCGGACCGGGTTTGCAGAACACAGTGACCCCGGTGACTACCTTCGGCCATCTGCACACTCCCTCTGTAGATCTGCACTATCACAAACCGCGCGCATTGACGCTCGGTATACCCTGCGACACTCCCACTCACGGACACGGATACGAAGGCGGTACTTTGCCGAGTCGAAAGGAGGACCAGCGCATCCGGATACCGTCCAACACCAGCGTCACGTCCAAGAGCAGCGTCGGCAAATTGTCCACCGGTAGTATAGAGAGAACGTCGGAGCGAGGCAGTCCGATGCCAACATTCCACGTAGAAGTGTTGAGCCCGGGCACTAGCAGCACCAGTGGAACCGAGAGTAGCAGTGGTACTGTGAGAGGAAACAATCAGCATAAACGCGCCAGTATGCCGGATTATTCTTGCTCGCAATCGGGTCCAGCGCCCGGTGAGCTACGCAGAGTGCACATAGACAAGTCCGTGGAACCGCTGGGCATTCAGATCTCGTGTCTGAATAGTGGCGGTGTGTTTGTCTCCACCGTATATGAGCACAGCCTGGCAGAACAGGTCGGTCTGCAGATTGGCGACCAGTTGCTAGAGGTTTGCGGCATCAATATGCGGAGCGCAACCTATCAGTTGGCCGCCAACGTTCTACGTCAATGTGGTAATTCGATTACAATGCTGGTGCAGTATAGTCCGGACA GATATTTTTCTGCTTTGGCTTTCACGTTATTCGGAATACGTGTCTCATATAAACggcatttttatttgcaagaaTACACCGAATTAGAGGCGGGTTCGTCCTCGAGTTCGTCGGAAGCCGCCGACGGAGCCGCGCCCGGAACTCGCAGCGGTTCACCGACACCGTGTAACAGTCCGGAAGCGCCGCGAAAGAGCGTGATGGAAACGTTGGAGCCTGAGGTACCGGAACGCGACACTACTACTATTACCATCACCACCACTGCCGCAGCCGCCACAGCCACCGCCGTCACTACCGCTGCGCCCGTCATGAGTTCACTACGCGTCGAGCGGGACATGCGACCGTCCGCCTCATTGGAAGTGAGGGGCACGCAAGAACGACAACGTGAGATGCGACCGTCCGCATCGCTGGACATCAACATTCGCAAGCCGGAACTACGCAGTGCCGCCACTCTGGATCGATTGAGCCGCGCGCAGTTGCAGCGGCAAACCGCGATGAGAAGTCCCACGCAGGAGGAGCTGAACCGGAAACCGCCACCGCCGAGCGGCGAGCCTAGATATCTGCTGATCGAAACCAGAAAATGCTCGAATCTCGGTATATCGCTAGTGGGCGGAAATGGCGTCGGTATCTTCGTGCATTCCGTTCAACCGGGTTGTCTTGCCGAGGAGGCCGGTCTATTTACCGGCGATAGAATCCTGGAGTACAACGGCGTGGATCTGAGACAAGCGACCGCTGAGCAAGCCGCCCTCGAGTTGGCTCGACCGGCAGATAAGGTGACGATGGTCGCCCAGTACATGCCCGAGCGATATAACGAGGTGAAAGACAAACCGGGCGATAGTTTCTACGTAAAGGCATTGTTTGACCGAACCGGTGAGGTGGGCGATAGCCTGCAGCTGCGTTTCAACAAGGATGACATTCTGTATGTGGATAATACTATGTTTAACGGCACGCCGGGCCATTGGCGTGCTTGGATAGTCGATCAGACTGGCCGTAGACAAACTTGCGGGATAATCCCCAGCAAATTTAA aGTTGAAGAAGAGTTGCTTTTACGGCGCTCTCTGGGCGATTTAGAACAGGATGCTGGCAAACGTAGTAACACAAGCGCAAGGCGAAGCTTCTTTCGACGGAAGAAGCAGCAACCACGTTCGTCCAGCAGTAGAGACAGCACTAAAGAACTGTCGTCACATCTCACCGGAGTCAACTTGGGATGGTACAGCGATAGCGGCACGTTGAACGAAGATACTCTTCCGGCTAGTTATCAGCGCGTTGAGAGGCTTGATT atCCCACCTTGAGACCTGTGCTGATAATCGGCCCACTTAGCGAATGTGTAGTAACGAAACTTCTGCAGGATTATCCGGGACAGTTTACTAGATGTCTAGCGGAAGCAATGCATTGTTCACAGTCGACTTTGGAGCAAGGCTTGCGCGATTCGCTCTACATAGATTACAGGAAAAAAGGCAGCTATTTTGAATGCACGACTGTACAAGCTGTTAAAGATATATGCGAGAag AATACACACTGTATTTTGGATGTGTCGATGGCTTCTATCGAGAGGCTTCACAGACATCAAATTTATCCTATCGTTTTGTTGATAAAATTCAAGGATAGAACGCAAATTAAAGAGGTAAAAGATTCCAGATATCCGAGTGACAAAATCAGTACAAAAGCCGCGAAGGAGATGTTTGAGCAAGCGCTCAAGATAGAAGCAGAATATAAACACTACATCTCTG CCGTCATTCCGGCTGGTGTGAGCGTGGCATATATATGCACGCAAGTGAAAGCCGCGGTAGATGAGGAACAGAGCAAAGCGCTGTGGGTTCCTAGAGGGGGTCCCTGA